A genomic segment from Desulfonatronum lacustre DSM 10312 encodes:
- the wecB gene encoding non-hydrolyzing UDP-N-acetylglucosamine 2-epimerase — MVAGARPNFMKIAPILREMKQNHAQSILPILVHTGQHYDENMSGSFFTELGIARPDYNLEVGSGTHAEQTAAVMVKFEQVCDMENPDMVLVVGDVNSTIAAGLVAKKMGICLVHVEAGLRSGDRSMPEEINRLATDAISDIFFTTEKNGTENLLQEGKAPKDVHFVGHVMIDNLFYQLQRLQKKDPAELNMYRFKQRLPQKYACLTLHRPANVDRPQDIQPIIAALMDVSERLPIVFPCHPRTRAKLEAFGLLQQIRSPQESDDPLETGIILFPPLGYDDFLYLWKDAAMVLTDSGGLQEETTALKVPCLTLRTSTERPITMEEGSNVLIGTDMELLRRTVDQIMAGKCKPSRVPSLWDGQASKRIAQVLCAWDH, encoded by the coding sequence ATGGTGGCTGGAGCAAGACCAAATTTTATGAAAATTGCGCCAATTTTACGAGAAATGAAGCAAAATCATGCTCAATCGATACTGCCGATCCTGGTGCATACTGGCCAGCACTACGACGAAAACATGTCCGGCTCTTTTTTTACCGAACTGGGCATTGCCCGGCCGGACTATAATCTGGAGGTTGGCTCGGGGACACATGCGGAACAAACCGCGGCGGTAATGGTCAAATTCGAACAAGTTTGCGACATGGAAAATCCGGACATGGTCCTGGTGGTCGGCGACGTCAACTCAACCATTGCCGCCGGTCTCGTCGCCAAGAAAATGGGCATCTGTCTGGTGCATGTGGAAGCTGGTTTGCGCTCGGGAGACCGGAGCATGCCCGAAGAAATCAACCGACTGGCCACGGATGCCATCAGCGATATTTTCTTCACCACGGAGAAAAACGGTACGGAAAACCTGTTGCAGGAAGGCAAGGCGCCTAAGGACGTGCATTTCGTGGGGCACGTCATGATCGACAATCTGTTCTACCAGCTGCAACGGCTTCAGAAAAAGGACCCCGCTGAGCTGAACATGTACCGGTTCAAGCAACGGCTCCCCCAAAAATATGCCTGCCTGACCCTGCACCGGCCAGCCAACGTGGATCGACCGCAAGACATTCAACCGATCATCGCGGCCTTGATGGATGTCAGCGAACGCCTTCCGATCGTTTTTCCCTGTCATCCACGAACCAGGGCAAAACTGGAAGCATTCGGCCTGCTGCAACAAATACGCTCACCGCAAGAATCGGACGATCCTCTCGAAACCGGCATCATTCTTTTCCCTCCCCTGGGATATGATGATTTTCTCTATCTCTGGAAGGACGCCGCCATGGTGCTGACGGACAGCGGAGGCTTGCAGGAAGAGACAACGGCCTTGAAAGTCCCCTGCTTGACGCTGCGCACCAGCACGGAACGCCCGATTACCATGGAGGAGGGCAGCAATGTCCTGATCGGGACGGACATGGAGCTGCTGCGCCGGACAGTGGACCAGATCATGGCCGGGAAATGCAAACCTTCTCGTGTTCCAAGTCTTTGGGATGGACAAGCCAGCAAAAGAATCGCCCAGGTATTGTGCGCTTGGGATCATTGA
- the prsK gene encoding XrtA/PEP-CTERM system histidine kinase PrsK produces MVLQTFLSLAAILTAIGMPLYVLARGRGSWSLAWLFFALVGTASLELFDLLALRDPESLPQWRRLAMFAEGILPMAWLGFSLSFARKPGIKNVSLFQIAFLALTLTFPVMVLSHSFESFYFSPDFAVERLLFLSSSAFAFYVGLFLFLVLPLINLETTLAETSHGDRWKVKLALIGSGIVLVGLIFYFSQGLLFRTINMQLISLRSTALLLGAALIGYSLLRRNHEVGIILSRQMAFRSVVLLAVGLYLLGLGLLGEGLKHFGPEFPGALAAVLALLVGTLLLIALLSETVKRKIRVFLVKHFYKNKYDYRLEWQKLTDRLSRAKTRDELYAAVLQSYRDTFGMGRVALFLRDHDTNVLLCSSCCEMKTPQVVFSSDDPLLAPMSAQDWVLNLKEKPLKTQTSDQADFIRENRIVLLTSLHIGGRLEGFISLGAPLDAREIYNFEDYDLIKAMSRQVALALLNFHLADQLVQAREMEAVGKVSAFVAHDLKNLVYTLSLVLDNAKDYIADPEFQRDMLQSLGNTVNRMKVLIARLKELPGTISLNKQRVDLRNLVEEAVSTVVETAPVTIVGDPVLVVADREELHKVLLNLLLNALEATKNNGPISVAVVRENGRAGFRVTDAGCGIDQDFLAQGLFTPFRTTKPGGLGIGLYQCKQIIAAHGGRVEVLSEKGKGAAFTVWLPLRDEERGSAMGLTREADEGVRDDVEKRS; encoded by the coding sequence GTGGTGCTCCAGACCTTTCTCTCCCTGGCCGCGATCCTGACGGCCATCGGCATGCCGCTTTACGTGCTGGCCCGCGGGCGGGGGTCCTGGAGCCTGGCGTGGCTGTTTTTCGCCTTGGTCGGTACGGCATCCCTGGAGCTGTTTGACCTGCTGGCTCTGCGCGATCCGGAAAGCCTGCCTCAATGGCGTCGCCTGGCCATGTTTGCCGAGGGAATCCTGCCCATGGCCTGGCTTGGCTTCAGTCTGTCCTTTGCCAGGAAACCGGGCATCAAGAACGTCTCCCTTTTCCAGATCGCCTTTCTGGCGCTGACCCTGACCTTTCCGGTCATGGTGCTTTCCCATTCCTTCGAGAGCTTCTACTTTTCACCCGATTTCGCCGTTGAGAGGCTGTTGTTCCTCTCCTCGTCGGCCTTCGCGTTTTACGTCGGCCTGTTCCTGTTTCTCGTCCTGCCCCTGATCAACCTTGAGACCACCCTGGCCGAGACCAGTCACGGCGACCGCTGGAAAGTCAAACTGGCCCTGATCGGTTCCGGAATCGTCCTGGTTGGTCTGATCTTCTATTTCAGCCAGGGGTTGCTCTTCAGGACCATCAACATGCAGTTGATTTCGCTACGTTCAACGGCATTGCTTCTGGGCGCGGCCCTGATCGGTTATTCCCTTCTACGGCGTAACCACGAGGTCGGAATTATCCTGTCCCGGCAAATGGCTTTCAGGTCCGTAGTTCTGCTGGCTGTCGGTCTGTACCTGCTGGGACTGGGGCTTCTGGGGGAGGGACTGAAGCATTTCGGACCGGAGTTTCCCGGCGCTTTGGCGGCGGTGCTTGCCCTGCTTGTCGGAACCCTGCTGCTGATCGCCCTGTTGTCCGAAACGGTGAAGCGCAAGATCCGGGTCTTCCTGGTCAAACACTTTTACAAAAACAAGTATGATTACCGCCTGGAATGGCAGAAACTCACGGATCGACTGTCCAGAGCCAAGACCAGGGATGAGCTGTACGCCGCAGTGCTCCAAAGTTATCGCGACACGTTCGGCATGGGCCGGGTCGCCCTGTTTTTGCGCGATCACGACACCAATGTTTTGCTGTGCAGCTCCTGTTGTGAAATGAAAACTCCGCAGGTTGTTTTCAGCTCCGACGATCCCCTCCTGGCACCCATGTCCGCGCAAGACTGGGTCCTGAACCTGAAAGAGAAGCCCCTGAAAACCCAGACCAGCGACCAGGCTGATTTTATCCGGGAAAACAGGATCGTCCTGCTGACGTCATTGCATATCGGTGGTCGTTTGGAGGGCTTCATCTCCCTGGGTGCTCCCCTGGACGCCCGAGAAATCTACAACTTTGAAGACTATGACCTGATCAAGGCCATGTCCCGCCAAGTGGCGCTGGCCCTGCTGAATTTTCACCTGGCCGATCAGTTGGTCCAGGCCCGGGAAATGGAGGCAGTGGGGAAGGTTTCCGCCTTTGTGGCTCATGATTTGAAAAACCTCGTCTACACACTCTCTCTGGTTCTGGACAATGCCAAAGACTACATCGCCGACCCCGAATTTCAGCGGGACATGCTCCAGTCTTTGGGGAACACGGTCAACAGGATGAAGGTGTTGATTGCCCGTCTCAAGGAGCTCCCTGGGACTATCAGTCTGAACAAGCAACGGGTCGATCTTCGGAATTTGGTTGAAGAGGCGGTGAGTACAGTTGTTGAGACGGCACCCGTTACGATCGTCGGGGATCCCGTGTTGGTGGTGGCGGACCGGGAGGAATTGCACAAGGTTCTGCTCAATCTGTTGCTTAACGCCTTGGAGGCCACGAAAAATAACGGTCCTATCAGTGTGGCCGTGGTCCGGGAGAATGGCCGGGCAGGATTTCGCGTCACGGATGCGGGATGCGGGATTGACCAGGATTTTCTGGCCCAAGGCCTGTTCACCCCCTTCAGGACCACGAAACCTGGCGGATTGGGCATCGGTTTGTATCAATGCAAACAGATCATTGCCGCCCATGGCGGCCGGGTCGAGGTGTTGAGCGAGAAGGGCAAGGGGGCCGCTTTTACGGTTTGGCTTCCGCTTCGCGATGAAGAGAGGGGCTCTGCAATGGGTTTGACCCGTGAAGCCGACGAGGGAGTTCGCGACGACGTTGAAAAGCGGAGCTGA
- a CDS encoding exosortase C-terminal domain/associated protein EpsI encodes MLTTKRFVIVYILLLLGILYMHAHAETVIPLNKPFAQFPTEHQGWRMINEYEFSTRVLSILKPTDIMNRTYARDDGRHIDLHVGFYDGGKETGGIHSPKHCLPGSGWFLRSSEHVAMEIGSDTVHMVQAVYQHGEASELFLYWFQVRDRSLNNEYALRLAEITGALLHGRRDTAFIRISSRFDGDSKQAIKRSQDFATDFYPVIREFLPS; translated from the coding sequence GTGTTGACCACGAAGCGATTCGTCATTGTGTATATCCTGCTCTTGCTCGGCATACTGTACATGCATGCGCATGCCGAGACCGTGATCCCGTTGAACAAGCCCTTTGCGCAGTTTCCCACCGAGCATCAGGGCTGGCGGATGATCAACGAATATGAGTTCAGCACGAGGGTATTGAGTATTCTCAAGCCCACGGACATCATGAACAGGACATATGCCCGGGATGATGGTCGTCATATTGATCTGCACGTGGGGTTCTATGATGGCGGCAAAGAAACCGGGGGAATCCATTCACCGAAGCACTGCCTGCCGGGGAGCGGGTGGTTTCTTCGCTCCAGCGAACATGTAGCCATGGAGATCGGTTCGGACACGGTGCACATGGTTCAGGCTGTTTACCAGCATGGTGAAGCAAGCGAACTGTTTTTGTACTGGTTCCAGGTTCGGGATCGATCCTTGAACAACGAGTACGCGCTCAGGCTGGCGGAGATAACGGGCGCCCTGTTGCATGGTCGAAGGGACACGGCTTTCATTCGAATATCCTCCCGGTTTGACGGCGATTCGAAGCAGGCCATCAAGCGATCCCAGGACTTTGCCACGGATTTTTATCCCGTTATCCGGGAATTTCTGCCGTCATGA
- the xrtA gene encoding exosortase A — MTFSEALHKFRFHLLLVLPVLIGLYYSVVPDMVVQWSSDENYSHGFLVPLISAFFFYQRWEQLRDTHVAPSNFGLVVIVAGLCQLLLAWLGTEYFNMRLSLVVLLCGMTLFWFGTQVFKIMALPLLFLVLMIPIPYIIYDAAAFPLKLFVTEVSVSTLKLLGVLVWNEGNIIMFPNTVLEVADACSGLRSIMSLMALAVAFAFLTQESHIKKAIIIASAIPIAVLTNAMRVIGTGFLAQYWGAQVAEGFFHDFAGFAVFAVAMVLLLGLGGLLSFIGKRE; from the coding sequence ATGACGTTTTCCGAAGCTCTCCACAAGTTTCGCTTCCATCTTCTCCTTGTTTTGCCCGTGTTGATCGGGCTCTACTATTCCGTAGTCCCGGACATGGTCGTCCAATGGTCCAGTGATGAAAACTATTCCCACGGATTCCTCGTGCCCTTGATTTCGGCTTTTTTTTTCTACCAGCGGTGGGAACAACTCAGGGATACGCATGTCGCTCCGTCAAATTTCGGATTGGTCGTGATAGTCGCCGGCTTGTGCCAGTTGCTTCTCGCCTGGCTGGGCACCGAATACTTCAACATGCGCCTGTCCCTGGTGGTGCTGTTGTGCGGCATGACCCTTTTTTGGTTCGGGACCCAGGTGTTCAAGATCATGGCCTTGCCCTTGCTCTTCCTGGTCCTGATGATACCCATTCCCTACATCATCTACGATGCGGCGGCCTTTCCGCTGAAGCTCTTCGTCACCGAAGTTTCCGTGAGCACGCTCAAACTGTTGGGCGTGCTGGTCTGGAATGAGGGCAATATCATCATGTTCCCCAACACGGTGCTGGAGGTGGCGGACGCTTGCAGCGGGTTGCGTTCCATCATGTCCTTGATGGCCCTGGCCGTGGCCTTTGCCTTCCTTACCCAGGAGAGCCATATCAAAAAGGCGATCATCATCGCCTCCGCCATTCCCATCGCCGTGCTGACCAATGCCATGCGCGTGATCGGCACCGGTTTTTTGGCTCAATACTGGGGCGCCCAGGTCGCAGAGGGTTTTTTTCACGATTTCGCCGGATTTGCCGTGTTCGCCGTGGCCATGGTTCTCCTCCTGGGGCTGGGCGGACTGCTCAGTTTCATCGGGAAAAGGGAGTGA
- a CDS encoding outer membrane beta-barrel protein, whose amino-acid sequence MIAIMHHGEILAADFTIRPSIAISEEYSDNIDQEPDKRSAFTTKVMPGVAARYRAPLWDWRFNYGFEYRYYTEEKRAADGGMDRHDYRHVLNARGLIRIIDNLFYLEVSDVYKRTDLNVVRASGDPQFNDDPESEADQDGSDMEPLVEEIAGDDVRDRDSSDRNIFTISPYFAFQPTARTSLRTGYRYSNTWYKEDIAKNSQSHTVFADGSYQLTYKLALTSGYSMVVEYFDGHDDQDREYRQNVYVGTRYVFSPSTRAFGRVGTTWRDRTGRENTSDLFWSAGLSHAMGRYVATLGTTVRYVDDPIRDTTRKETVIGAGLARQYDRGAVNLFASYSEFEDPKETKYATGLTVGHALTQRLSANTGLIAQRRKNQHQIRIDEWRAFFGLRYLLTRDLVASLKYQYTDSSSQDPLSRDNFQENRVVLELRLHF is encoded by the coding sequence ATGATTGCCATCATGCACCACGGCGAGATACTGGCCGCTGATTTTACCATTCGACCGTCCATCGCCATCAGCGAGGAGTACTCGGATAACATCGACCAGGAGCCGGACAAACGGTCCGCCTTCACCACGAAGGTCATGCCCGGTGTTGCGGCAAGGTACAGGGCGCCGCTCTGGGACTGGAGGTTCAACTATGGGTTTGAGTATCGCTATTACACGGAGGAAAAGCGGGCCGCCGACGGCGGCATGGACAGGCATGACTATCGGCATGTCCTGAACGCGAGGGGACTGATTCGCATCATTGACAATTTGTTTTACCTTGAAGTCAGCGATGTCTACAAGCGGACGGACCTGAACGTGGTGCGTGCTTCAGGCGATCCCCAATTCAATGACGATCCGGAATCAGAGGCGGACCAGGATGGTTCCGACATGGAGCCCCTGGTCGAGGAGATTGCCGGGGATGATGTCAGAGACAGGGATTCATCAGACCGCAACATTTTCACGATCTCCCCCTATTTTGCCTTCCAGCCCACGGCCCGCACCAGCCTGCGCACCGGATATCGGTATTCCAACACCTGGTACAAGGAAGATATTGCCAAAAACAGCCAATCCCACACGGTTTTCGCGGACGGGAGCTACCAACTCACCTATAAACTGGCCTTGACTTCCGGTTATTCCATGGTGGTTGAATATTTTGACGGTCATGACGATCAGGACCGCGAATATCGACAGAATGTTTATGTCGGCACAAGGTATGTCTTTTCGCCGTCGACCAGGGCCTTTGGCCGGGTCGGCACCACATGGAGGGACAGGACCGGCCGCGAAAACACCAGCGACCTGTTCTGGAGCGCGGGCCTCAGTCATGCCATGGGCAGATACGTCGCCACACTGGGCACCACGGTCCGCTATGTGGATGATCCGATCAGAGACACGACCCGCAAGGAAACCGTCATTGGTGCCGGCTTGGCCCGGCAATACGACCGCGGGGCCGTGAATCTGTTCGCGTCTTATTCTGAATTCGAGGATCCCAAGGAGACCAAATACGCAACAGGTCTGACGGTCGGGCATGCCCTGACCCAACGTCTTTCCGCCAACACCGGCTTGATTGCGCAACGTCGGAAAAATCAACATCAAATCCGTATCGACGAATGGCGCGCCTTTTTCGGGCTACGCTACCTTTTGACGCGGGATTTGGTCGCATCCCTGAAATATCAATACACGGACTCCTCTTCCCAAGACCCGCTTTCAAGGGACAACTTTCAGGAAAATCGGGTTGTTCTGGAGCTGCGCCTGCATTTTTAA
- a CDS encoding XrtA/PEP-CTERM system-associated ATPase yields MYEDFFGLRVKPFDLLPNPEFLFQSKSHRRAMTYLDYGIKDRSGFILITGEVGSGKTTIIRDLIKKKLDRVVLSKVFNTKVSSEQLISMINDDFGLPVQGKDKIVLLRELNEFLIHQFAKSMQPVLIIDEAQNLSPELLEEVRMLSNLETDQAKLLQIILVGQPELKKVLAAPEMLQLRQRININCHIQPLSLEETEKYILHRLERAGGRDAARFSSEALDLIHAQSRGVPRLINIICDYLMLSMYSEQTRDMDGHTAQEIIKELDFEQQFWDVEARKPESCSDRNPRGASGEFQRTKVKLSLYLRDIVHRLDLLEKNSEKYGEDLMLGIHDRMNDLEASMAQHSLQFEILAEEISNGHFKNTLQETRPSTPAEVETPRLALADAKPLEKRGFFSAMIGRRKDRGNDPTLSICTYPDGIVQGRE; encoded by the coding sequence GTGTACGAAGATTTTTTCGGCCTTCGCGTCAAACCCTTTGATCTCCTGCCCAACCCGGAGTTTCTCTTCCAGAGCAAATCCCACAGGCGGGCTATGACCTACCTGGATTACGGCATCAAGGACCGCTCCGGATTTATCCTGATCACCGGGGAAGTCGGCTCGGGCAAGACGACCATCATCAGGGATTTGATCAAAAAGAAGCTGGACCGGGTTGTCCTATCCAAGGTTTTCAATACCAAAGTCAGCTCCGAGCAACTGATTTCCATGATCAATGATGATTTTGGATTGCCCGTGCAGGGCAAGGACAAGATTGTTCTGCTCCGGGAATTGAATGAGTTTTTGATTCATCAATTCGCCAAAAGCATGCAGCCCGTGCTGATCATCGACGAAGCCCAGAATCTTTCTCCAGAGCTGTTGGAAGAGGTGCGCATGCTCTCCAATCTGGAAACGGATCAGGCCAAACTTTTGCAGATTATTCTGGTAGGGCAGCCGGAACTGAAAAAGGTTCTGGCCGCGCCGGAGATGCTCCAGCTGCGGCAACGCATCAACATCAATTGCCATATTCAACCGTTGTCCCTTGAAGAGACTGAAAAATACATTCTCCATCGCCTGGAAAGAGCCGGTGGCCGTGACGCGGCAAGGTTCTCCTCCGAGGCCCTGGACTTGATCCATGCCCAGAGCCGGGGCGTGCCTCGACTCATCAATATCATCTGCGATTATCTGATGCTTTCCATGTACTCGGAGCAGACCAGGGACATGGATGGGCATACCGCCCAGGAGATCATCAAGGAACTCGATTTCGAGCAGCAGTTCTGGGATGTCGAGGCCAGAAAGCCGGAATCGTGTTCGGACCGGAACCCGCGGGGAGCATCGGGAGAGTTCCAGAGAACCAAAGTAAAACTGTCCTTGTACCTCCGGGACATAGTCCACCGGTTGGATTTGTTGGAGAAGAATTCCGAGAAGTACGGCGAAGACCTCATGCTGGGCATTCACGATCGGATGAATGACCTGGAAGCCTCCATGGCCCAACATTCCCTGCAATTTGAAATCCTGGCGGAAGAGATCAGCAATGGCCACTTCAAGAATACTCTCCAGGAAACGAGACCCTCTACCCCGGCGGAAGTAGAAACACCCCGTCTTGCTCTTGCTGATGCAAAACCACTGGAGAAGCGAGGCTTTTTCAGTGCAATGATCGGCAGGCGGAAAGATCGTGGTAATGATCCCACTCTCTCTATTTGCACGTATCCAGACGGAATCGTGCAGGGACGAGAATGA
- a CDS encoding XrtA-associated tyrosine autokinase, translating to MSRIEEALEKAVKSRSAGKNHNGRIKPASQAEMTSAPPGEIFTPPLGAISVNSPTLVAATAPQSSIAEEYRKLKEMVIKLTRTDQTKNTLMVTSAMVGEGKTTTSLNLAISLAQEFDHTVLLIDADLRKPSVEKYLDLSAKPGLTDCLLDNVEIQKVLLKTGIGRLMILPAGRITSNPGALFSSNKMSSLITEIKHRYADRYVIIDTPPVLPFAETRTMSRIVDGVIVVVKDGLCAPEDVKEALDAMHGANILGLVYNQAAFDAMSSSYAYYYNNNYYASSDQR from the coding sequence ATGAGCAGAATTGAAGAAGCACTGGAAAAGGCCGTAAAGTCTCGCTCCGCGGGCAAGAACCATAATGGACGGATAAAGCCCGCCTCCCAAGCAGAAATGACGTCAGCGCCCCCGGGGGAGATTTTTACCCCTCCTCTGGGTGCAATATCCGTCAACAGCCCTACGCTGGTCGCGGCCACCGCCCCCCAGTCCTCCATAGCTGAAGAGTATCGCAAACTGAAGGAGATGGTCATCAAGCTGACCCGGACGGATCAGACAAAAAACACCTTGATGGTTACCAGTGCCATGGTCGGCGAAGGCAAGACCACGACTTCCCTGAATCTGGCCATCAGCCTGGCTCAGGAATTCGACCATACGGTGTTGTTGATTGACGCTGATCTCCGCAAGCCCTCCGTAGAAAAGTATTTGGATCTCAGCGCAAAACCGGGTCTGACGGACTGCCTCCTGGACAATGTCGAAATCCAGAAGGTTCTGCTCAAGACCGGGATCGGCAGATTGATGATCCTGCCTGCCGGGCGGATTACCTCAAATCCGGGCGCGTTGTTTTCCTCCAATAAAATGAGCTCGTTGATAACGGAGATAAAGCACCGTTACGCGGATCGGTACGTCATCATCGATACGCCGCCCGTACTGCCTTTCGCGGAAACACGAACCATGAGCAGAATCGTTGACGGCGTGATTGTCGTGGTCAAGGACGGCCTCTGTGCCCCGGAGGACGTCAAGGAGGCGCTCGATGCCATGCATGGCGCGAATATCCTGGGCCTAGTCTACAATCAGGCGGCCTTTGACGCCATGAGCAGCAGTTATGCGTATTATTATAACAATAATTATTATGCGTCGTCTGATCAGCGTTAA
- a CDS encoding XrtA system polysaccharide chain length determinant — MSVFQSDHDIKKYLQLAYRRRFLIIFVTIFITFLAILFSLAKTNQYQASSTVFIEESVMASLMKGIAVTPSMDAKIRVLTTAMESRTMILNVLRELNMDLQVSNDANLEALINDVRKSMGIRLRARDGLFVVSFTHKEPREARDFVNTIVRRYIEENLTSSRQDTYDAFRFLAEQGEVHRKRLEAADAAVLEFRIQKGDLLNRDPGQLLQEIAMAEDRLQELTLRRFELLSRASSEEALAFDGQGNPVHGRLNRLDALERRLGDLLLRYGPAYPEVVQVKSEIQLLEQIIKDTPDNVAVSQPRARGTSVFSIQAQELRTQEERLRRLITYNTELLQQIPLAQAEFAELEHKRSEEQRVLEQLMNRYGQAEVSRQMELQDKTTSYRIVDPAILPTQPVSPNRLLLTFLGLFGGLGAGIGLTLGLDVLDRSVRHVDKLKGLGVPVLAVVPEMPDPVRARRQRTRNLALYFLAGLLMSVIAGVVLLELLNINILYNSMQSLMQRPEVEQALGYLKRIYWQIF, encoded by the coding sequence ATGTCCGTATTTCAGTCTGATCATGACATAAAAAAATATCTTCAATTGGCTTACAGACGACGATTTTTGATTATCTTCGTCACGATCTTCATCACCTTTCTGGCCATCCTGTTCAGCCTTGCGAAGACCAATCAGTATCAAGCCAGCAGTACGGTCTTCATCGAGGAAAGCGTCATGGCCAGTCTGATGAAGGGAATCGCCGTGACGCCATCCATGGATGCCAAGATTCGGGTTTTGACTACGGCCATGGAAAGCAGAACCATGATCCTGAATGTTCTCCGAGAATTGAATATGGATCTGCAGGTCAGCAACGATGCGAACCTCGAGGCGTTGATCAACGACGTGAGAAAATCCATGGGCATCCGCCTACGTGCCAGAGACGGCCTGTTCGTCGTTTCATTCACTCACAAGGAGCCTCGCGAGGCCCGCGACTTTGTGAACACCATAGTGCGCCGCTATATCGAAGAGAACCTCACGTCGAGTCGCCAGGATACCTATGATGCTTTCAGGTTCCTGGCCGAGCAGGGTGAAGTGCACAGGAAACGGTTGGAAGCGGCTGACGCGGCTGTCCTGGAATTTCGTATCCAAAAGGGGGATCTGCTGAACAGGGATCCTGGACAATTGCTTCAAGAGATCGCCATGGCCGAGGACCGGCTTCAGGAATTGACCCTGCGTCGCTTTGAGCTGCTTTCCAGGGCTTCTTCGGAAGAAGCCCTGGCCTTTGACGGGCAGGGCAACCCCGTGCATGGCCGATTGAACCGACTGGATGCCCTGGAACGACGACTCGGCGATCTGCTGCTGCGTTACGGTCCGGCCTATCCGGAAGTTGTACAGGTCAAGTCGGAAATACAATTGCTGGAGCAGATCATCAAGGATACGCCTGATAACGTCGCGGTTTCACAGCCCAGAGCTCGAGGAACAAGTGTCTTCAGTATCCAGGCCCAGGAGTTGCGAACCCAGGAAGAGCGCTTGCGGCGACTGATAACATATAACACTGAACTTCTTCAGCAAATTCCCCTGGCGCAAGCAGAGTTCGCGGAACTTGAACACAAGAGGTCCGAAGAACAGCGCGTCCTGGAGCAGCTGATGAATCGTTACGGTCAGGCCGAAGTTTCCCGGCAGATGGAACTCCAGGACAAAACCACTTCCTATCGTATTGTCGACCCGGCCATCCTGCCCACCCAACCAGTCAGCCCCAACCGCCTGTTGCTCACCTTCCTGGGGCTTTTCGGAGGGCTGGGAGCTGGTATCGGGCTGACCCTCGGCCTGGATGTTTTAGATCGCTCCGTGCGTCATGTCGATAAACTCAAGGGCTTGGGGGTGCCCGTCCTGGCCGTGGTTCCTGAAATGCCCGATCCCGTTCGGGCGAGGCGTCAACGAACCAGAAACCTGGCGCTCTACTTCTTGGCCGGCTTGTTGATGAGCGTGATTGCCGGAGTCGTTCTACTGGAGCTTCTGAACATTAACATCCTCTACAACTCCATGCAGAGCCTCATGCAGCGCCCTGAAGTGGAACAGGCTCTCGGCTATCTGAAAAGAATATATTGGCAGATATTCTAG
- a CDS encoding XrtA/PEP-CTERM system exopolysaccharide export protein, with product MKRIIMAFLLFSLIAIQANAADYVIGEGDVLQISVWDEPKLSVSSTVRPDGKITIPGLGDVVASGNTPGELQKSLEEKMQALVRNPIVTVSVQNITNSRVFFFGGGLEIGAQDLLRQTTLLQKLSTVGNLQGADLRAAYVMRDGQIIKQDFHALIVDGDLREDIQLKNNDVIFVPPLREPNVYVLGAVGEPKFIPFREGLTVMEAILQAGGFTPFARENRTVVVRKQGEEEVSIPVRGKDLLQGDTAQNIQLQPGDYVIVSEGLF from the coding sequence ATGAAGCGTATTATCATGGCTTTCCTGTTATTCAGTCTTATTGCGATTCAAGCCAACGCGGCTGACTATGTGATCGGGGAAGGGGACGTCCTGCAAATTTCAGTATGGGATGAACCAAAGCTGAGTGTTTCATCCACGGTCAGGCCGGATGGAAAGATTACAATACCCGGTCTTGGTGATGTTGTAGCCAGCGGAAATACCCCAGGAGAGCTGCAAAAGTCTCTGGAAGAGAAAATGCAGGCCCTGGTTCGCAACCCCATTGTCACGGTTTCCGTGCAAAACATTACCAACAGCAGGGTTTTCTTTTTTGGGGGCGGATTGGAAATCGGCGCCCAGGACCTGTTGCGTCAGACAACGCTGCTCCAGAAGTTGAGTACCGTCGGCAACCTGCAAGGTGCTGATCTTCGCGCAGCCTACGTGATGCGCGACGGCCAGATCATCAAGCAGGATTTTCACGCATTGATCGTGGACGGCGATTTGCGTGAAGACATTCAGCTCAAAAACAACGACGTCATCTTTGTTCCGCCGTTGCGGGAGCCGAATGTTTACGTTCTCGGCGCTGTCGGGGAGCCGAAATTCATTCCCTTCCGTGAGGGTTTGACAGTGATGGAGGCCATACTGCAGGCTGGCGGCTTTACCCCGTTTGCCCGCGAGAATCGCACCGTCGTTGTTCGCAAACAGGGTGAAGAGGAAGTCTCTATTCCTGTTCGCGGCAAGGATCTGTTGCAGGGAGACACGGCCCAGAACATTCAGCTCCAGCCCGGGGACTACGTGATCGTCAGCGAAGGGCTGTTCTAG